The stretch of DNA CGGAACCACACTGCGGATGAGTTGAAACGGAGCCCTGACCGTGAGCGGCTGCTCGCCCTCCACAACCTCTATGTCACCCTGGCCGAGATCGCGCGGATCAGGCAGGCGATCACCGACGGCACGCTCTGGGAACTGCTTGACACCCGCTGCCGGAGCCACCCCCGTCTGCTTGAGGCTTACCGCGAGTTTCTGCGGCATACGGGAGAGCTGGAGCGTAACGACAACGTCTCCAAGCGGCGCTTCTTCTACCAGGGCTCAGAGAGCTGCATGCGCACCGAGGTCGTCCACTACCAGCGGACGCTCGACCGTGTCTCGCTCGGCGGACGCGTCCTCGTCACCCTGACCGGGTCGTCGCCCGGCGGCTACGACGACGTGCTCTTCTTCAAACCCCCCTTCGGGCCGTATCCGCAGGGGCTTTCCGAGACCTTCCCCATCGGCCAGTCCGAGATCCCTTACTGGGACGACGATATGGTGCGGACCGGGTGCCGCGGCATTGCCCGGCTTGCAGAGAGCCACCCGGAAAGCGCGATCACCGTGCTGTGCCCTGCTGAATGGACCGCCTTTGTCAGGAACGAACTCCCGGAGATCGAGGTGCTGGATGAGCATGCAGTTTGATGTGAGGGGAAGGGACGGCCTCGCCCGTTCCGGCACCGTCACCATCGGCGGCGAGTCGTTCGCCACCCCCTGCCCGGTCGAGATGGGGGAGGTGTTTCCCTCGCTCTCCGTCCTCGGGCATGCGAACGTCCCGCTTTCTGCGGACCTGGAGTTCGTGACGCAGTACTTCGTCCAGCCCGAGGGCGGCCCGGCGCTCGTCCACCCCCTCCAGGGCGGCGGCGAGTCGGGCGGGTGCGCCCTTGTTGCGAACTGGCACACCGCCCTCGCAAACCCGCGAAAATACGTGGACTATCTTTCGTCCCTCAGGGAGCGGGTAGCCCCGGACGCCGCATGGTACGCCCCGGCCTCCGCCCTCCCGTCGAACGCCTGCCTCCTTGCCTGCACCGGCTTCGACCTCTTCGACTTCACGGCGGTCGATCTCATGGCGGCGCGGGGGCTCTTCTGCACGCCTGAAGGCGTCTTCCCGGCCGCCGAGATCGAGGAGGGTGCGTGCCGGTGCGCCGGCTGCGAGAGCGGCGATCTCCGCCTCCATAACCGTCTGGCCCTCCTCGCAGAGTGCGCCACGGTCCGCCGGTTCATCGCCCGGGGACAGGTGCGCGAACTGATGGAGATGCGGTGCCGGATGGACGCAAACGCCGTCTCGGTCATGCGCTTCATCGACCAGGAGTATCACATGGCCGAGGCGGCGGCGCCGATCGTCCGTTCGGTGCGGATGCTCGCGAACTCCTCAGAATCGATGTACAGGCCTGAGATCAAACGGTTTGCCGACCGCGTCGTCGATCGCTACGCCCCGCCGAGGAGCGACGTCGTCGTCCTCCTCCCGTGCGCCGCCCGCAAACCCTA from Methanofollis liminatans DSM 4140 encodes:
- the arcS gene encoding archaeosine synthase subunit alpha translates to MSMQFDVRGRDGLARSGTVTIGGESFATPCPVEMGEVFPSLSVLGHANVPLSADLEFVTQYFVQPEGGPALVHPLQGGGESGGCALVANWHTALANPRKYVDYLSSLRERVAPDAAWYAPASALPSNACLLACTGFDLFDFTAVDLMAARGLFCTPEGVFPAAEIEEGACRCAGCESGDLRLHNRLALLAECATVRRFIARGQVRELMEMRCRMDANAVSVMRFIDQEYHMAEAAAPIVRSVRMLANSSESMYRPEIKRFADRVVDRYAPPRSDVVVLLPCAARKPYSASQSHQKYIATVAGRAHEVIITSPIGVVPRELEAVYPAGHYDVPVTGYWDREECAFLSEILVRYLKAHPYGRVIAHLEGGALAVAEMAAKECGIELERTCTAHPTSPASLRSLDEALAGERSMRPPPIAGMLAWQFGETVATKGMQVKGKPGRQAVFKGKTILFNIDAGTGLYKPTFEGWEYLSGYRVEIDNFVPHGDVLAPGVIGADPRVRPGDEVLVVGPAAMATGRAMMGAAEMTRSHRGVAVKVRKVKSTERQP